One window of the Cryptococcus gattii WM276 chromosome E, complete sequence genome contains the following:
- a CDS encoding Vacuolar protein sorting 33A (Similar to TIGR gene model, INSD accession AAW43493.1) — protein MTTPGLSGPSRLPPHLAHDLPPPSTSGDSESSVQQPAAGNGLETGLLKELARTSLVESLNNVQGAKTLILDPVLAGPLGLVTEVALLKHQAVDKMFWLERGPLNVNTRNVVWLCRPKMEFMNTIAEQIRSQQQNPSAAGPLTYTILLVPRITELCKKVLEDQGVAGDVTLSEFNLGFIPMEDDLLSLEMEDVARDIYLNGDDTPIYSSSLALMTFQRAFGLFPRILGKGEGAKKLADLLQRHRTSGPSQYSEIESAEKVDALIIIDRSVDWVTPMCTQLTYEGMLDEFMGIKNSHIEVDPSLLDPNPVGANSPSSTALPSVTKKRKHHLTSQKDALFQDIRDRNFAVVGSRLSKLAKRLQDDRGVVKNLKSVTQMKEFVGKLGGMQGEQQALKLHTELTESLMRITQTEDFNKNLEAQQNLVAGYDTSTQLSTIENLMYQQIPWQTVLRSVILMSLTTGGIKPKNFEVFERDFLQVYGYHHLPLLINLQALNLLVRSPSPTWQNFPALRKSLRLLVDDINDAVPNDISYVYSGYAPLSIRLVQCVTQKNAILSGPTEEVSGRRVLPKAHSISGWKGFEDVLAGIPGSTVDVRQKVERNRSDMAGPGGEQFTTTVVFFLGGCTYTEISALRWMSKQTTGRRFLVATTGIINGNSLIEGFGDKIPVPLKSQD, from the exons ATGACAACACCAGGTCTAAGTGGTCCTTCGCGACTACCCCCTCACCTCGCTCATGATTTACCTCCGCCTTCAACTTCAGGCGACTCCGAGTCCTCAGTTCAACAACCAGCAGCTGGAAATGGTTTAGAGACTGGCCTTTTGAAAGAGCTGGCCAGAACGTCATTGGTCGAGAGCCTCAATAAT GTACAAGGAGCCAAAACACTGATTCTTGATCCGGTCCTGGCAGGCCCTCTCGGTCTCGTAACAGAAGTGGCTCTACTCAAG CATCAAGCTGTAGACAAGATGTTTTGGTTGGAACGGGGACCCTTAAACGTTAACACCAGGAACGTCGTTTGGCTATGTCGCCCAAAAATGGAGTTCATGAACACCATTGCTG AGCAAATACGGTCTCAACAACAGAACCCTTCAGCCGCAGGACCTCTAACCTACACCATTTTACTGGTGCCAAGGATAACTGAATTGTGCAAGAAGGTATTGGAAGATCAAGGAGTGGCTGGGGATGTCACCTTGTCAGAA TTCAATCTTGGTTTCATTCCTATGGAGGACGATTTACTGTCACTGGAAATGGAGGACGTAGCACGTGATATATACCTA AATGGGGACGATACGCCTATATACTCCTCGTCCTTAGCCCTCATGACATTTCAGCGAGCTTTTGGTCTTTTCCCGCGGATTTTGGGCAAAGGGGAAGGCGCAAAG AAGCTAGCAGATCTTCTGCAAAGGCATCGCACCTCTGGCCCTTCACAATACAGCGAGATTGAGTCCGCTGAGAAAGTAGACGCCCTGATCATCATCGATCGTTCGGTAGACTGGGTGACACCCATGTGCACTCAATTAACGTACGAGGGTATGCTGGACGAATTTATGGGTATAAAAAACT CCCATATCGAAGTAGACCCTTCCCTTCTTGACCCCAATCCCGTCGGTGCCAATTCGCCCAGCTCTACTGCTCTGCCGTCTGTAACAAAGAAACGGAAACACCATCTTACGTCTCAAAAGGATGCTCTGTTCCAGGATATTCGAGATCGAAACTTCGCTGTAGTTGGATCAAGGCTCAGCAAATTGGCGAAACGGTTACAGGATGATCGTGGAGTCGTCAAAAATCTCAAGAGCGTAACCCAAATGAAAGAATTCGTGGGGAAACTTGGCGGTATGCAGGGTGAACAACAGGCCTTAAAATTGC ATACTGAATTGACAGAAAGTTTGATGCGAATCACCCAGACGGAAGACTTCAATAAGAATCTTGAGGCTCAACAGAATCTTGTGGCAGGCTACGACACCTCCACTCAACTGAGCACTATTGAAAATTTGATGTATCAGCAGATCCCCTGGCAAACAGTTCTTCGTTCGGTAATCCTTATGAGTCTGACAACAGGCGGCATCAAACCAAAGAATTTTGAGGTGTTTGAACGAGACTTTCTCCAAGTATACGGATAtcaccatcttcctcttttaATCAATTTGCAGGCCCTCAATCTCCTCGTTCGCTCGCCTTCACCGACCTGGCAAAATTTCCCGGCACTTCGAAAGTCTCTTCGATTGCTTGTCGACGACATCAACGATGCGGTCCCAAACGACATATCGTACGTTTATTCTGGATATGCTCCATTGTCTATCCGTCTGGTGCAATGCGTAACTCAAAAGAATGCCATTCTGTCGGGGCCCACGGAGGAAGTATCAGGAAGACGGGTATTGCCAAAAGCGCACAGTATATCTGGTTGGAAGGGTTTTGAGGACGTACTGGCAGGTATACCCGGTTCCACAGTGGATGTAAGGCAAAAAGTCGAACGAAATCGGTCGGATATGGCAG GCCCTGGTGGCGAACAGTTCACGACAACTGTTGTATTTTTCCTGGGTGGCTGCACTTACACCGAAATATCGGCTTTGCGATGGATGTCAAAGCAGACCACAGGTCGCCGATTCCTTGTCGCTACTACAGGCATCATTAACGGCAACTCT CTCATTGAAGGCTTTGGGGACAAGATACCTGTCCCATTAAAATCACAAGACTAG
- a CDS encoding Hypothetical Protein (Similar to TIGR gene model, INSD accession AAW43922.1) produces MLAEILLILSGHSSSFFIPYPSPPAVPFTCKTSPSLAEYLHPGEITSLNSLADLAFQYHKVKTWVNDTIDCGRKAILAETLRPSRKGKEREVSVDDEDGHIKLNQYLMTLAASIMEVLNGYELLIVETEARVLSFDPAVVQDQQGYVPLSSIVATFDRWRAPMTALSQIVDQLSSLDQRGDGWSPGRLIDLILFKSQTGNPFLQDIFSSLTKSLQVLFLTHLASFVLYGIAPSKSQMTSPSIGRTVGVDPLSPQHRVYALNVDMLPTSVEENTRESILYVGRVAATLKREGRSLPKSLVDDLQRELTAVKSLEVGGGLKEAVEDARAEVGEWLWRHILTGPQVAESIEMFGNFFLLRKTDYCISIVRGISQLRLNKLLTSNPHSSSSIIREQDLDLILRRASVGTSAELDPQLDCLHFKMEKGPLRAMLPTVPMKTSKQSGIESTVEHRSSIRELFSSSLLGTPLILTTTVTWPLDLFISPQALSAYSDIQAYLTALRHTHLSVLSCWTTLSAAQRQRRKWTGVTEGGTDEEVGARRRLGRAAWGTIRLMLFFIDQLQSHFMTDIIDVQHKRLLRQLGLDTALAAPVPGGSVRGTSLRGSISVRQTPTAPKDRTVLPTPATENGERNRAASPFSDAYSVPCDGQTLRSNRAPPTPTKVQKVHLDFLTIRQLHTLHLSFLQEGLLIADVHLATVIRDILDTCRRYTGLVERWGGDVLPELLMEGIDGEEVGKMVKERAQAVQEINDTLHELLTDFFGALLDTQNPGAADPDKSIADGGGSLSRTMRAAQISRMMSRQASFTAAAMNAKNGAKNKIQLDKEERELEADTVMARHIEQLLLRLDFNGVLTAWRLKEVNGDYSGGSVLIERGF; encoded by the exons ATGCTCGCCGAGATACTTCTAATCCTCAGCGGCCACTCCTCTTCGTTCTTCATTCCCTATCCTTCTCCCCCAGCAGTACCTTTTACTTGCAAGACTTCACCGTCGCTCGCCGAATACCTTCACCCCGGAGAGATAACGTCTCTCAATTCGCTGGCTGATCTCGCTTTCCAGTATCACAAAGTGAAAACATGGGTCAATGATACAATTGATTGCGGTCGAAAAGCTATATTAGCGGAGACTTTGCGTCCCTCTCGCAAAGGGAAGGAACGAGAGGTCTCcgtggatgatgaagatggcCACATCAAGCTAAATCAGTATCTCATGACCCTAGCCGCAAGCATAATGGAGGTGCTGAATGGCTACGAGCTGCTTATTGTTGAGACGGAAGCCAGAGTGTTGTCCTTCGACCCAGCGGTGGTTCAAGATCAGCAAGGTTATGTACCATTATCCAGTATCGTGGCCACATTCGATCGGTGGAGGGCACCAATGACTGCCCTTAGTCAAATAGTGGACCAACTGTCTTCTCTCGATCAGAGAGGGGATGGTTGGTCTCCCGGTAGGCTCATAGATTTGATCCTCTTCAAATCGCAGACTGGCAACCCTTTTTTACAGGATATATTTTCAAGTCTTACCAAATCACTGCAAGTTTTGTTTCTCACCCACCTTGCATCATTCGTTTTATACGGAATAGCCCCATCTAAATCACAGATGACAAGTCCTTCAATAGGGCGCACTGTCGGGGTGGACCCATTATCACCTCAGCATAGAGTCTATGCCCTTAACGTCGATATGTTACCCACTTCAGTCGAGGAAAATACCAGAGAAAGTATATTATACGTTGGCCGTGTGGCTGCAACGCTgaaaagagaaggaaggtCGTTGCCCAAAAGTCTGGTGGATGATCTGCAAAGAGAGTTAACGGCTGTGAAAAGTTTAGAAGTTGGAGGCGGCTTGAAGGAGGCTGTTGAAGACGCTAGGGCGGAAGTTGGAGA ATGGCTTTGGAGACACATTCTAACAGGTCCTCAAGTAGCTGAGTCAATTGAGATGTT TGGAAattttttccttctccgTAAAACCGACTACTGCATTTCCATCGTTCGTGGAATATCACAATTGCGCCTAAATAAACTCTTGACATCCAATCCCCACTCATCGTCATCCATCATTCGCGAACAAGACCTGGATCTCATTCTTCGGCGTGCCAGCGTGGGCACCTCAGCCGAATTGGACCCTCAGCTTGACTGCTTACACTTTAAAATGGAAAAAGGGCCCTTGAGGGCAATGCTACCTACTGTACCTATGAAGACATCCAAACAAAGCGGCATTGAGAGTACGGTAGAACACCGAAGCTCGATTCGAGAATTGTtttcatcctctcttcttgGGACTCCTCTTATACTAACTACGACAGTCACCTGGCCTCTGGATCTGTTCATTTCGCCTCAGGCTCTATCAGCATACTCAGATATTCAAGCCTACTTGACAGCCCTGCGCCATACTCATCTCTCGGTGCTTAGTTGCTGGACCACGCTTAGCGCAGCTCAACGCCAAAGACGCAAATGGACCGGAGTGACTGAAGGTGGTACAGACGAAGAAGTAGGCGCACGTAGGAGATTGGGCAGAGCCGCATGGGGGACAATCAGACTCATGTTATTCTTCATCGACCAGCTTCAAAGTCATTTCATGACCGACATCATTGATGTGCAGCATAAAAGACTTCTAAGGCAGCTTGGTCTAGATACAGCCCTTGCAGCACCTGTACCGGGAGGTTCGGTGAGAGGAACTAGTCTGCGAGGCTCCATTTCTGTGCGCCAAACTCCAACAGCTCCAAAAGATCGTACTGTCCTCCCAACACCAGCAACTGAAAACGGCGAGCGGAATCGTGCGGCGTCTCCATTTTCAGATGCGTATTCAGTACCTTGCGATGGGCAGACACTGAGATCCAATCGTGCACCTCCAACGCCAACTAAAGTGCAAAAAGTCCATTTGGACTTTTTAACTATTCG TCAACTTCACACTCTCCacctctctttccttcaGGAAGGGCTCCTCATTGCCGATGTCCACTTGGCGACAGTCATCCGTGATATCCTAGATACATGCAGGCGCTACACAGGACTGGTAGAACGTTGGGGTGGTGACGTCTTGCCAGAGTTGCTTATGGAAGGCATCGATGGGGAAGAAGTAGGGAAGATGGTCAAGGAACGGGCGCAAGCGGTTCAGGAAATCAATGAC ACGCTACATGAGCTTCTTACTGATTTCTTCGGTGCTCTCCTGGACACGCAGAACCCTGGGGCTGCTGATCCAGATAAGTCCATTGCAGATGGTGGAGGTTCTTTATCTCGAACAATGCGAGCAGCTCAAATCTCACGAATGATGTCCCGTCAAGCGAGTTTCACAGCAGCTGCTATGAATGCGAAAAACGGCGCCAAAAACAAAATACAATTGGATaaggaggaaagagagttaGAGGCAGACACTGTGATGGCTCGACACATTGAACAAC TACTACTTCGGTTAGACTTCAACGGTGTCCTCACCGCTTGGCGGCTAAAAGAGGTTAACGGGGACTATTCGGGGGGGAGTGTGTTGATTGAAAGAGGGTTCTAA
- a CDS encoding trans-2-enoyl-CoA reductase (NADPH) TSC13 (Similar to TIGR gene model, INSD accession AAW43496.1) yields MVAITVSVSGKPTINLDFANKHPRDVTIKELKAAIHAKFPKLIANRQRITVPNVSGKPTPLTDESKSLADYGVGEGAKLKLKDLGKQVGYRVLYLWEYAGPIFLNPLFLYYSHLIWGQYDPSPLQLTVRNLLVIHFIKRFLESAFVHSFSRATVPLSFVFRNCLYYWGICGFLIGLTLYRPGYSKQALDGTLLSDSRWINFWTVFELVAELLNLNAHLHLRSLRQPPGHPRKFPTGLGFGLAVCANYWFEILGVIALVAMTGGDIGTVIYLCIGTFFMKTWADGKYARYKREFDNKIFPGKRYRLFPPIY; encoded by the exons ATGGTAGCAATCACTGTGTCTGTCTCAGGCAAGCCGACTATCAACCTTGACTTCGCCAACAAGCATCCGCGCGACGTGACTATCAAAGAGCTCAAGGCTGCTATTCACGCTAAGTTCCCCAAG CTCATTGCAAACAGACAAAGAATCACCGTTCCTAATGTTTCCGGGAAGCCCACTCCCTTGACGGATGAAAGCAAATCCCTTGCCGATTATGGTGTGGGTGAAGGTGCAAAGCTGAAACTTAAGGACCTGGGCAAGCAGGTTGGATACAGGGTGCTGTACCTTTGGGAATAT GCTGGACCCATCTTTTTGAATCCTCTGTTCTTGTACTACTCCCACCTCATTTGGGGCCAGTACGATCCTTCACCTCTTCAACT TACGGTCCGTAATCTCTTGGTGATTCATTTCATCAAGCGTTTCCTCGAATCGGCCTTTGTTCACAGCTTCTCTCGCGCGACAGTGCCCCTCTCTTTTGTCTTTCGAAA CTGCCTTTACTATTGGGGTATCTGCGGCTTCCTCATTGGTCTCACTCTTTACCGACCTGGATACTCTAAGCAAGCTTTGGATGGCACTCTTCTGAGCGACTCTCGTTGGATCAACTTCTGGACCGTTTTCGAGCTT GTTGCCGAACTCCTCAACCTCAATGCTCACCTGCATCTTCGATCTCTCCGACAGCCTCCTGGCCATCCTCGAAAGTTCCCCACTGGCCTCGGCTTTGGCTTGGCTGTATGCGCAAACTATTGGTTTGAGATTCTTGGTGTGATCGCATTGGTTGCTATGACAGGCGGTGATATTGGAA CTGTTATCTATCTCTGCATCGGTACTTTCTTCATGAAGACATGGGCTGATGGCAAATACGCCAGATACAAGCGGGAATTTGACAATAAAATCTTCCCCGGCAAGAGGTACCGTCTTTTCCCTCCAATCTACTAA
- a CDS encoding Hypothetical Protein (Similar to TIGR gene model, INSD accession AAW43489.1) has product MAHHHFVGINPAGLSFSHPTPPADHPAPPSSGSIHTPANFASIQEPIADPNAVAARRRGRPSTRGEAGVTPPPEIGWWEDRAPSWHKDAMQGGKSSMEFLMEWSEEMKNQGHYYWMGVRDGGNLHQGASRFRDYLYAQHGPIRRSSKAIRNKVENIKQKFFEAQEWLKDPNGDHTTMTIPDVEKKLNKICRNYRFWETIFVELPPVDHEAGQNAEGSSSNQTLQSASQSAVRQGSGPLIRGIPVPETAQAAVDDAQRNIRRRLNDGSAAPIPSDASLVGRVLPASYLERTREEREREKHELAKKQQALSREQYELEQKRDERDQKRFEWEQTKHLVETALKIRELDIIPLEAAMIKARALYGQARDEDQAEATL; this is encoded by the exons ATGGCCCACCACCACTTTGTAGGCATAAACCCAGCCGgcctctccttctcccacCCCACCCCACCGGCCGACCACCCGGCACCCCCCTCCTCGGGCAGCATCCACACCCCAGCAAACTTTGCCAGCATTCAAGAACCCATCGCAGACCCCAACGCAGTCGCCGCCCGCCGACGCGGCCGTCCGTCCACAAGGGGCGAAGCTGGCGTCACCCCGCCCCCGGAGATCGGATGGTGGGAGGACCGTGCACCCAGCTGGCACAAGGATGCCATGCAGGGCGGCAAGTCTTCCATGGAGTTCCTGATGGAATGGTCAGAGGAAATGAAGAATCAGGGCCACTACTACTGGATGGGCGTCAGGGATGGCGGCAACCTGCATCAAGGTGCCTCGCGTTTTAGAGACTACTTGTACGCCCAGCATGGTCCTATCAGGCGCTCTAGTAAGGCCATCAGAAATAAG GTGGAGAACATTAAGCAAAAGTTCTTTGAAGCCCAGGAATGGCTGAAGGATCCCAATGGGGACCACACTACCATGACCATCCCCGACGTCGAAA AAAAACTCAACAAGATCTGCCGCAATTACCGCTTCTGGGAGACCATCTTCGTAGAGCTTCCCCCGGTTGACCACGAAGCTGGTCAAAATGCTGAAGGGTCTTCATCCAACCAAACTCTCCAGTCTGCTTCTCAATCTGCCGTTCGACAAGGAAGTGGACCCCTCATCCGCGGTATTCCTGTTCCGGAAACTGCACAGGCAGCGGTCGATGATGCTCAGCGAA ATATTCGCCGACGCCTTAATGATGGCAGCGCTGCCCCTATTCCTTCCGATGCATCTTTAGTTGGCCGTGTGCTCCCTGCAAGCTACCTCGAACGCACTCGTGAGGAACGCGAACGCGAAAAGCATGAATTGGCCAAAAAGCAGCAAGCTCTCAGCAGGGAACAGTATGAGCTCGAGCAAAAGAGGGATGAGAGAGATCAAAAGAGGTTTGAGTGGGAGCAGACTAAGCATTTGGTGGAGACGGCTCTAAAGATCCGGGAATTGGATATCATTCCTTTGGAAGCCGCGATGATCAAAGCTAGAGCTCTTTATGGCCAGGCGAGAGACGAAGATCAAGCTGAAGCTACTCTTTAA
- a CDS encoding polyphosphoinositide phosphatase, putative (Similar to TIGR gene model, INSD accession AAW43491.1) produces the protein MVSKGEDRQTKGDDGTAYGLNALSKFTLFRTKTRLYVIASTDSVHRVLKIDRTDSSTLNVVEDSTSYDETELHQLLRMVKDGNKSQGGLDKVMDFHGLVGFVQFTTCWYMILMTKRSEVGLLGGHYIYHCDDTTLYPIGPKVEKSAQETRMVNTFNLVDLSKNFYFSYSYDLTNTLQTNLTVSGNNRRWNTRFMWNHHLLSSAFNLEEPRGRSRWIIPLIHGFVDQAKIHVFSRTVYLTLIARRSRHYAGARFLTRGANEHGHVANEVETEQIVSEPLSTSFGQHDSSRPEKLISDFSAGYGGYTSFVQYRGSIPVMWHQESNQMTPRPPIEITIKDPFYTPAAKHFDDLLGRYGAPIYILNLIKSRESVPRESKLLFEYGQCVKYLNQFLPEGKKMEYIAWDMSQAAKSGQQDVIGVLEDICEESLQATNFFHGGPARNAVGAGPHRDHPLLQHGVLRVNCVDCLDRTNAAQFAIAKRAFGHQLYALGFLATPYLEFSCDAVDVLTEMYHDHGDTLAWQYTGSALVNRVDTYRRTKATQWSSHSRDILENIRRFYNNSMLDGDKQSAINLFLGVQPSVPTYDLKRPNYRQWYHPAHLKDPEPDDLAPINQVYAEYYKPDKLSEFNNMYAFNMNSTTRFHAKSRYDNVSSPFEPREQSSHYSVPNARRIAPRWAAVADASGSPHQPSSSPDRTVGPKTIHFESPPSAIELFIRSLYDPQDLPERILDYEFYTHYTESEGIDMVCEEQDLEMYHMVARMQEGKDEEFLHGTEMNMKLRMSDPPGDSGELAVESHQRLSKDMSTKDKQIIERYINMVSVPLSTGGECIF, from the exons ATGGTTAGCAAAGGGGAGGACCGGCAAACAAAAGGCGATGATGGCACAGCATATGGACTCAATGCACTTTCTAAGTTTACTCTGTTTCGGACCAAAAC ACGTCTCTACGTGATTGCCTCAACCGATAGTGTCCATCGTGTCCTGAAGATTGATCGCACAGATTCTAGCACACTCAATGTGGTTGAAGATTCAACTTCTTATGATGAAACAGAGTTACACCAACTTTTGAGGATGGTCAAGGATGGAAACAAAAGTCAAGGTGGCTTGGATAAGGTTATGGATTTCCA TGGGCTCGTAGGATTCGTTCAGTTTACTACCTGTTGGTATATGATTCTCATGACTAAGAGGTCCGAGGTGGGACTGTTAGGTGGTCATTATA TCTATCACTGTGACGATACTACG CTCTATCCTATTGGTCCTAAGGTGGAGAAATCTGCACAGGAAACGAG GATGGTTAATACGTTTAACCTCGTTGACCTTTCCAAGAACTTCTATTTCTC GTACTCCTATGATCTGACCAATACTCTTCAAACAAACCTGACAGTGTCTGGGAATAATCGCCGTTGGAACACACGTTTTATGTGGAACCATCATCTCTTATCATCTGCCTTCAACCTCGAGGAACCACGGGGTAGGAGTAGATGGATAATACCTCTCATACATGGGTTTGTGGACCAAGCGA AAATCCATGTATTCTCGCGTACTGTTTACCTCACACTTATAGCAAGAAGATCCCGACATTATGCTGGAGCTCGGTTCCTTACCAGAGGAGCGAATGAGCAC GGCCATGTGGCAAATGAGGTCGAGACTGAACAAAT CGTTTCGGAGCCCCTTTCAACGTCGTTTGGACAGCATGATAGTTCTAGACCCGAGAAACTCATATCAGATTTCAGTGCCGGTTACGGGGGCTATACCAGTTTTGTGCAATACAGGGGAAGTATTCCAGTGATGTGGCACCAAGAATCAAATCAAATGACCCCGAGACCTCCCATAGAAA TCACAATCAAAGACCCCTTTTACACACCTGCTGCCAAGCATTTTGACGACTTATTGGGCCGATATGGTGCCCCTATATACATTCTGAATCTTATTAAGTCCCGAGAATCTGTTCCGCGTGAAAGCAAACTGCTTTTTGAGTACGGGCAGTGTGTCAAATATTTGAACCAATTCCTACcagaaggaaagaagatggaatATATCGCCTGGGATATGTCACAGGCTGCTAAGAG CGGACAACAAGATGTCATAGGGGTTCTCGAAGATATCTGCGAGGAGAGTCTTCAGGCCACCAACTTCTTCCATGGTGGGCCAGCCCGAAATGCAGTTGG TGCTGGGCCACATCGAGATCATCCACTTCTACAACACGGAGTTCTCAGGGTAAACTGCGTTGACTGTCTAGACAGAACAAATGCTGCCCAGTTCGCCATCGCTAAGCGAGCTTTTGGTCATCAATTGTATGCTCTAGGATTCCTTGCAACTCCCTACCTTGAGTTCTCCTGCGATGCAGTCGATGTCCTGACGGAGATGTATCACGATCACGGAGACA CCCTGGCTTGGCAATACACCGGCAGTGCATTGGTCAACCGAGTGGACACGTACAGGAGGACGAAGGCCACTCAGTGGAGTAGTCACTCACGAGATATCCTTGAAAACATCAGGCGTTTCTATAATAACTCTATGCTGG ACGGCGACAAGCAATCTGCAATAAACTTATTC CTTGGAGTTCAACCTTCCGTACCAACATACGACCTCAAGCGTCCAAACTACCGACAATGGTACCATCCCGCTCACTTAAAAGATCCAGAACCGGATGATTTAGCTCCTATCAATCAAGTATATGCTGAGTATTATAAGCCCGACAAATTGTCGGAGTTCAATAACATGTATGCTTT CAATATGAACTCTACCACAAGATTCCATGC GAAATCGAGATATGACAATGTGTCGAGTCCGTTCGAGCCTCGTGAGCAATCCAGTCATTATTCTGTCCCAAA CGCACGTCGCATCGCCCCTAGGTGGGCCGCTGTAGCCGACGCATCTGGATCACCGCATCAACCTTCATCGTCGCCGGACCGAACTGTTGGGCCCAAAACAATTCATTTCGAATCCCCTCCGTCTGCCATCGAGCTGTTCATTAGATCCCTTTATGATCCTCAAGATCTGCCTGAGCGGATATTGGATTATGAGTTTTATACTCATTACACCGAGTCAGAGGGCATCGATATGGTCTGTGAAGAACAGGATCTGGAGATGTACCACATGGTAGCCAGGATGCAAGAGGGAAAAGACGAAGAGTTCTTACACGGCACAGAAATGAATATGAAGTTGAGAATGAGTGACCCCCCTGGAGATAGCGGTGAATTGGCGGTAGAAAGCCATCAGCGACTGTCGAAGGACATGTCCACAAAAGACAAGCAAATTATAGAAAGGTACATCAATATGGTTAGTGTACCGCTTTCCACTGGGGGCGAATGTATCTTTTAA
- a CDS encoding aldehyde dehydrogenase, putative (Similar to TIGR gene model, INSD accession AAW43487.1): MTNVNIQTTISPYLQKPVCTRPLLSQPELDSLIAQSVKAHKSWKKVPLEKRIQVAKKWLEEFEKIADVACEDISTQMGRPISQCTGETNGTLWRARHIIDIAAECLKPVPQSKPPVEGLEKYFVKQPLGVICVISPWNYPHLCLVNAVVAALISGNAVIIKPAPQTPSPAERWVSTWQAAGLPANVLQVVHLTHESTLEHLVADPRIDFVSFTGSVAGGRAVQQAAGSGRNFKGTCLELGGNDPAYVRQDVNIKFAAEQLVDGVVYNSGQSCAAVERIYVHSAIYDGFVKEFVEVAKQLKLGDPSKPDTTLGPVVSVASGSRIRKQVKDAIAAGAQVVLDESFFPEAKEGTAMVGPTVLTNVDHSMEIMTEETFGPVVGIMKVENDEEALALMNDSAYGLTASVWTNPSDPQSLAVFNQFAEELECGTVYLNKSDALDPSLPWSGWKNSGRGVSLSSFIYDVVNHTKSVMKRVVVPQ; encoded by the exons ATGACAAACGTCAACATCCAGACAACCATCTCTCCCTACCTTCAAAAACCGGTCTGTACCAGGCCTCTCCTCTCTCAGCCAGAGCTCGATTCCTTGATCGCCCAAAGTGTCAAGGCGCACAAGAGCTGGAAAAAGGTTCCCCTCGAAAAGCGTATCCAGGTCGCCAAGAAATGGCTT GAGGAATTCGAAAAGATCGCAGATGTCGCTTGCGAGGACATCTCCACCCAGATGGGCAG ACCTATCTCCCAATGCACTGGCGAGACTAATGGTACTCTCTGGAGGGCTCGCCACATTATTGACATTGCTGCTGAATGTCTCAAGCCTGTCCCTCAATCGAAACCTCCGGTCGAGGGTTTGGAAAAGTATTTCGTTAAGCAACCTCTCGGTGTCATCTG TGTGATTTCCCCTTGGAATTACCCTCATCTCTGTCTCGTCAACGCTGTCGTGGCTGCCCTCATTTCTGGCAACGCCGTCATCATTAAGCCCGCTCCTCAAACCCCATCCCCAGCTGAACGATGGGTGTCCACTTGGCAAGCAGCCGGTCTTCCTGCCAATGTTTTACAAGTGGTCCACCTCACACACGAGAGCACTCTTGAACATCTTGTCGCTGATCCTAGAATTGATTTCGTATCATTTACTGGTAGCGTTGCTGGTGGGCGCGCTGTGCAGCAAGCCGCGGGCAGTGGTAGGAACTTCAAGGGGACCTGTTTGGAGCTCGGTGGCAATGATCCTGCTTATGTTAGGCAGGACGTGAACATCAAGTTTGCGGCTGAACAGCTCGTCGATGGTGTGGTGTACAACTCTGGCCAGTCCT GCGCTGCCGTGGAGCGTATTTATGTGCACTCTGCCATCTACGACGGATTCGTCAAGGAGTTTGTAGAGGTCGCCAAGCAACTCAAGCTCGGTGACCCCTCCAAGCCCGACACTACCCTGGGGCCTGTTGTCAGTGTGGCAAGTGGTTCCAGGATTAGGAAGCAAGTTAAAGATGCCA TCGCAGCGGGAGCTCAGGTTGTGCTTGATGAATCTTTCTTCCCTGAGGCCAAAGAGGGGACCGCAATGGTCGGTCCTACTGTTCTTACCAATGTGGATCACT CTATGGAGATCATGACCGAAGAGACCTTTGGTCCTGTTGTCGGCATCATGAAGGTTGAGAATGACGAGGAGGCTTTGGCTTTGATGAATGATTCCGCATACGGCTTG ACCGCTTCGGTGTGGACTAACCCCAGCGACCCTCAATCTCTCGCTGTCTTTAACCAGTTCGCGGAAGAACTCGAGTGCGGTACTGTCTACCTCAACAAGTCTGACGCGCTTGACCCCTCATTGCCCTGGAGCGGCTGGAAGAACTCTGGTCGTGGTgtttctctctcttccttcattTACGATGTTGTGAACCACACCAAGAGTGTGATGAAGCGAGTGGTTGTGCCCCAATAA